A region of Actinobacillus porcitonsillarum DNA encodes the following proteins:
- the ftnA gene encoding non-heme ferritin has protein sequence MLQKSIIDKLNEQINLEFYSSNVYLQMSAWCSKNGFAGAAEFLLRHADEELEHMQKLFDYVCETGAMPLLGKIEAPCKEYASLKELFDIVFEHEKFVTSKINELVEVTFAAKDYSTFNFLQWYVAEQHEEEKLFGEILDKFVVAGETGKSLYFIDKDLETLDQQGAA, from the coding sequence ATGTTACAAAAATCGATCATTGATAAACTCAATGAACAGATTAACTTAGAATTCTATTCTTCTAACGTTTATCTACAAATGTCTGCTTGGTGTTCAAAAAATGGTTTTGCAGGCGCAGCGGAATTTTTATTACGCCACGCAGATGAAGAACTAGAGCATATGCAAAAGTTGTTTGATTATGTTTGTGAAACAGGTGCAATGCCACTTTTAGGTAAAATTGAAGCACCTTGCAAAGAGTATGCCTCATTAAAAGAGTTATTTGATATTGTTTTTGAACACGAAAAATTTGTTACCTCAAAAATCAATGAATTAGTTGAAGTGACTTTTGCCGCTAAAGATTATTCAACCTTTAATTTCTTACAATGGTATGTTGCTGAACAGCACGAAGAAGAGAAATTATTTGGCGAGATTCTCGATAAATTTGTGGTTGCAGGCGAAACCGGTAAATCACTTTACTTCATCGATAAAGATTTAGAAACCTTAGATCAACAAGGAGCGGCATAA
- the ftnA gene encoding non-heme ferritin: MLSQNIIKYLNDQLNLEFYSSNVYLQMSAWADNNGFAGAAKFLKAHAMEEMEHMRRLFTYLNETGALAEIYAIEAPQAEYNSLKSLFEIVLEHEKHVTAKINELVGVSFEAKDYSTFNFLQWYVAEQHEEEYLFNSILDKFKLLGEDGKALYYIDKDLEKMAASH; encoded by the coding sequence ATGTTATCGCAAAATATCATCAAATATTTAAATGATCAGCTTAATTTAGAATTTTACTCGTCAAATGTTTATCTGCAAATGTCTGCTTGGGCGGATAACAACGGTTTTGCCGGTGCTGCGAAATTCTTAAAAGCGCACGCAATGGAAGAAATGGAGCATATGCGCCGCCTATTTACTTATTTAAATGAAACAGGCGCATTAGCGGAAATTTATGCGATTGAAGCACCTCAAGCAGAGTACAACTCTCTAAAATCGCTATTTGAGATTGTGTTAGAACACGAAAAGCACGTTACGGCTAAAATTAATGAGCTTGTGGGTGTTTCGTTTGAAGCAAAAGATTATTCAACGTTTAATTTCTTACAATGGTACGTGGCAGAACAGCACGAAGAAGAGTATTTATTTAATTCGATTTTAGATAAATTCAAACTTCTTGGCGAAGATGGCAAAGCGTTATACTATATTGATAAGGATTTAGAAAAAATGGCGGCGAGCCACTAA
- a CDS encoding NCS2 family permease gives MSLFKFEERGTNSRQEIVAGLTTFLAMVYSIIVVPGMLSQAGFPAESVFIATCLVSGLGSILIGLWANVPMAIGSAISLTAFTAFSLVLGQGISIPVALGAIFLMGAVFTLISVTGIRAWILRNLPSSIAHGAGIGIGLFLLLIAATNVKLVINSGIAIPVKMGDFTSFPVIMSLLGLAAIIGLEKLKVKGSILWVIIAITIIGLIFDQDVKYAGFFKMPSFGEQSLFLQLDIMGALNTAILPVVFALVMTAIFDATGTIRAVAGQANLLDKDGQIINGGRALTSDSLGSVFSGLFGTAPAAVYIESAAGTAVGGKTGLTSVVVGIGFLLMLFFQPLAFLVPSYATAPALMYVGLLMLSNVSKLDFDDFVGAMAGLVCAVFIVLTANIVTGIMLGFASLVIGRVISGEFKKLNIGTVIIAIILVAFYAFELAI, from the coding sequence ATGTCTTTATTTAAATTTGAAGAACGTGGCACTAATTCTCGCCAAGAAATTGTTGCGGGTTTAACCACTTTCTTAGCAATGGTTTATTCCATTATTGTTGTACCTGGAATGTTAAGCCAAGCAGGATTTCCGGCTGAATCAGTTTTTATCGCAACTTGTTTGGTTTCAGGCTTAGGTTCAATTCTGATTGGCTTATGGGCTAATGTACCAATGGCAATTGGTAGCGCCATTTCCTTAACAGCTTTTACTGCATTTAGCTTAGTACTAGGGCAAGGTATTTCTATTCCTGTTGCGCTTGGTGCAATTTTCTTAATGGGGGCGGTGTTTACCCTTATTTCTGTAACCGGTATTCGTGCTTGGATTTTACGTAATCTACCTTCAAGCATTGCTCACGGGGCAGGTATTGGGATTGGTTTGTTCTTATTACTAATTGCAGCAACCAATGTGAAATTAGTGATTAACAGTGGCATTGCTATTCCAGTAAAAATGGGCGATTTTACCTCTTTCCCTGTGATTATGTCATTGCTTGGCTTAGCGGCAATTATTGGGCTTGAAAAATTAAAAGTAAAAGGCTCTATTTTATGGGTAATTATTGCCATCACGATTATTGGTTTAATTTTTGACCAAGATGTGAAATATGCCGGTTTCTTCAAAATGCCAAGTTTTGGTGAGCAATCGCTTTTCCTCCAATTAGACATTATGGGCGCACTAAATACAGCGATTTTACCGGTAGTATTTGCGTTAGTAATGACAGCGATTTTTGATGCGACAGGCACTATTCGTGCCGTTGCAGGGCAAGCTAACTTACTCGATAAAGACGGACAAATTATCAATGGCGGACGAGCTTTAACTTCAGACTCATTAGGTTCAGTATTCTCAGGATTATTTGGTACAGCACCGGCAGCGGTTTATATTGAATCTGCTGCAGGTACAGCCGTTGGCGGTAAAACAGGTTTAACCTCTGTGGTTGTGGGTATTGGCTTCTTGCTTATGCTTTTTTTCCAACCATTAGCATTTTTAGTACCAAGTTATGCGACAGCACCGGCATTGATGTACGTAGGTTTATTGATGTTAAGCAATGTATCGAAATTAGATTTTGATGATTTCGTAGGCGCAATGGCAGGGCTTGTGTGTGCGGTATTTATTGTTTTAACTGCAAATATTGTAACCGGTATCATGCTTGGCTTTGCAAGTTTAGTGATTGGTCGAGTTATTTCAGGCGAATTTAAAAAGCTAAATATCGGAACAGTCATTATTGCAATCATTTTAGTCGCATTCTATGCGTTTGAATTGGCGATTTAA